CGGTCTCCGCGCTGGTCCGGCTGCTGGGCGCGGCCGGCGTGGACGCCCCGTCCGTCCGCTCGTCGGTGTCCCGGCTGAAGCGGCGGGGCTTCCTGCTGCCCGCTCCCGCGGTCGACGGCGCGGCGGGGTACGCGCTCTCCGACGAGGCCCGCCAGCTGCTGGACGACGGCGACCGGCGGATCTACGGCGGCCCCAGGCCGTCCGACGCGTGGCTGGTGGCGGTGTTCTCCGTCCCGGAACAGGAGCGGCACAAGCGGCACCTGCTGCGCTCGCGGCTGGCCCGGCTGGGCTTCGGCTCGGTGGCGCCGGGCGTGTGGATCGCCCCGGCGGCGCTGGCGGAGGAGACCGGGCACACGCTGGAGCGCCTGCAGCTGACCCCGTACGTGGAGCTGTTCCGCGGCGCCCACCTCGGCTTCGCCCCGACGGCGGAGGCGGTGGGCCGCTGGTGGGACCTGGCGGCCCTGGCCAAGCAGCACGAGGAATTCCTCGACCTGCACGAACCGGGCCTGCGGGCCCTGCGGTCCGGCCCGGAGCCGACGCCGGAGGAGGCCTATCGGCGCTACCTGCTCGCCCTGGACACCTGGCGCCGCCTGCCGTACGCCGATCCCGGCCTGCCCCGCGCGCTGCTCCCGGCGGACTGGCCGGGTGAGCGGGCGGCGGCCGTCTTCG
Above is a window of Streptomyces subrutilus DNA encoding:
- a CDS encoding PaaX family transcriptional regulator; this encodes MVEQHTPRSLIVTFYGAYGRSFEGPVPVSALVRLLGAAGVDAPSVRSSVSRLKRRGFLLPAPAVDGAAGYALSDEARQLLDDGDRRIYGGPRPSDAWLVAVFSVPEQERHKRHLLRSRLARLGFGSVAPGVWIAPAALAEETGHTLERLQLTPYVELFRGAHLGFAPTAEAVGRWWDLAALAKQHEEFLDLHEPGLRALRSGPEPTPEEAYRRYLLALDTWRRLPYADPGLPRALLPADWPGERAAAVFAELHARLHGAGSRFARA